GAATCGTATTTTAATCTATAATTTCCAaaccaaaaaacaaaagaaacacGCAGATGCAAAAACTAGAAAATTAAGTAAAGGACAAACAGTATACCCAAAATAAATATCCACTTTAAAAAGAAAGGAACAATTTGCATACACAGTAAAATGAACATCTACATTAGttgataaaaaataactaagcaattgacaAAAAGTACCACTCCTGCATCATGTTTAAATAGCAAAACTAGAACACAGCTTGAATTCAATCAAATTAAACCAAATCTAATTCAACTGGCATAATAAAAACACTTGCAGGGCATGTGCAATTGAAATCAAGTAAAAGACAAATAATATACCCAAAATAATCATTTACTTTAGAATGGAAAGAACCATTTGTAAtcatagtaaaatgaacatccgaCTTAGTTTAAATGGCTAAAGAAAAATACAAAGTATTTGTTTTACAAATTTAAATGTCACATAACCTTGTTATAACTTAATCACTTATATCTAACTGCAACAACTCCAAGCATACTTGAATTCATTGAATGGTACACTAAATCCAATTTTACAATATGACTAAGTTCCGTCTCATTAGTTTCTAGCTCAGTCACGTCCGTCACTTCCACGGCATGCAATCGAAcacaaacaaaaaaagaaaaacaaccaaAGGAATTAAGTGACATATAGTACTATGACATAGATATCAGCAATGTAAACCACCAAGAAAATGACTAACTTAAACAGGATTAAGCGTGGTAGTAAAATTTCAAGTTATAATAGGTACCATGCttacaatattttttaacaaattctTCTTATTAGGTAAAGTTATATTAAATTCAAtccaaatcaaataaacatccaaattagaatgaaaataactatcaaaattaaattctagaACATATATCTATACTTCCCTTCATGAAAAAGAACCATTGGAGCTCCAAGCCAtagaaacaaaaacagaaaatggaTATATACAAAACACTATTCTTTTTAGGATATACATTCTTTGCGGTTTATAACTTACATTttctgtattttattttatttatatcaatttaGTTAGACCATAGTATAAGATCTTATCTATGAATTAAGACTTATTTAGAGACTATAACTCAAAGaaacatttataaaatagaatTCTAAATAGAGGAAACTAGAAAAGAAGCATTTGTACTACCTTTTCACATCCTTCTGAGACTTCTGGTGGAGTTCATGTACCATTTTCTGATGTCTTTATACTTTGTGCATGTGTTGTTGTACTTGGAATATTGAATTTTCTCTTATTTGATGTAGAACCATATAGAACAAGCACAAGCACCAAACAAGAAGctatgacattttcaaaaatgaaCATATAATCCATTGCCAATAATAAGAAGATTAAAAATGTAATTATAGCTTAATAATTCATTATTATTGTTTGCAAGATGAATGGTGGTACATGAAGGCGATTTTGAGACTGTCAGGTTGAGAAGGAAGAACTCAAGGTGATAATTTAAAATCTGTTCTGTTAGACATTCTGATGAGAAAATTTTTTTGCATGGAAAGCAAATGCAATAACAATTCACAACAATGCACTTTGCCTGGAATTGGCTTACATTTGAATGCACTTACAGCCTCAAAATTAGACCAAAAATAATGACAAGTTGTCCTGTGGAGTTCATTTGATGTGCAAATCTATATTGCTGTTGAAAATTCATCCGCAATGGAACTGGATTCACCTGTGAGACTGGAGACTGCAATCGTTGCAATTGCAAGAAATCAATGTGTTTGAAGTTGTAAGTTGAAATAAGtactttaaaatcaaataataatatatcGATGCTATACTAGGATGTTCCACAATTAAACTCTTCAAATTTGATATCTTTCTCGCTGAATTTCATCTTATTGTATATTGACTTTGAGTGCTTTGGTAATGCATCTATAATTTAGGTGCATCTTGACTCCGATTATTTGATCTATTCATCATTATCAATTGTTTGGATTGAATTAATTGAATGAACTAGAGTAcgtgttatgtttatctatactATCTATATGATGTCATAATTTATTTATCCTCAGAATTTGGTTTGATTTTTGTGTAGTATGTTGCGGATAGTATACTCTTTTAGAGctctttttataacttttttcgAGTTGTATTTATTACTCTAAGAAATAGTATATAAATCATTCTAAACAAAAAGATCAACATATATCTAAATAGTccaaaatataaagataaattgtttttcaaatgaaattaaaatgagggtaaaaaaccataataAGCCAAGGCAAGAAGTGTGtaacgtaaatacgccaaaccaaaaatcgtttcagcaataagccaAACACTATCTatatgtaattcgaaccaaggtggttcgaacTACAAACCTTAGTAAATCGAACCAGGGTGGTTCGAATTAGGGGAGAGGAAGTTTGAacgtaattcgaaccaaggtggttcgaacTCACCATACACGTAATTCGAACTGGTCTAGTTTGAATTATACATTCGAAACCAAaccatgtaattcgaaccaggttcGAATTACCCTTGGCGAGCTCcttcataattcgaaccaaggtggttcTAATTAGGGGTGATTCGGCTATATAAGGAGTTCGAATCACCCTCATTCGAACTATTATTCCTCCCCCTACCCCACAAAATCTCAGAGAAAACGACCCAGATTCTCTCCGAGGAAGACCTGAACGGAATACTTTGCTCATGGGGGACGATCCGGCACGGTTATATCGCTTGGACGGAGTCGCTCATATAGCCGGGGTCATCAACGAGGAGGTTAGTACATAACTATTTTTGATTCTAGCGGTATTTGTGCCTTAGTGGTTTTGCATGTGGGTTAgatggtggtttatgttagtggtttatgtaggtggtttatgttagtggtttaagTTAGCGGTTTAAGTTAGTGGTTTATGCTAGTGGTTTAGGTTTGTGGTTTAAGGTAGttgtttatgttagtggtttaagttagtggtttctgttgttggtttatgttagtggtttaagttagtggtttatgttggtggtttatgttGGCGGTTTTTGCGAGTGGTTTATGCTAgcggtttatgttagtggtttagggTATGTGGTTTTATTTAGCAGAATGGTTTGTTGATGATTTATCGTGCTGCTTACGGTTGTGGTTGGTTTTTATGCTGGTTCTAACTATGCGGTTCATTTTGTGCCCAGCCCCAGCGATGCATTAGGAGCATGCGGCGGTAGCAGGGCATGCGACTTGATGACAGATACGTTCCGTACTTGCAGATGGCAGGTCTATACCATCTTGCAAGGCTGAACGACCGATGGTTCCGGCTAGATGAGGCCCTTGTCAGTGCATTCGTGGAGCGATGGCGTCCCGAGACGCACACGTTTCATATGCCGTTCGGAGAGTGCACGATCACATTCCAGGACGTGGCATACCAGCTGGGTTTGCCAGTGAACGGCCGTTACGTGAGCGGGTGCTTGTCAGAGTTCCATATATACATCGAGGGTGGCCGTCCAGCCTGGGTCTGGTTCCAGGAGTTGCTCGGAGTTATGCCTCCTCCCAGTCAGGTTCAGAAGTACGCAGTGAACTGCAGCTAGTTTCAGGAGACTTTCGGTGAGTGCCCTAAGGATGCAGATGATGACACTGTGTGCCGATATGCCCGTGCGTACATCATGATGTTGTTGGGCACGCAGCTGTTTGCGGACAAGTCTGGGAACCGGATTCACATCAGATGGCTTCCGTACGTAGCGAGGCTAAAGGAGCTGGGTACCTACAGCTGGGGTTCTGCCGCACTGGCTTGGTTGTACCGGTGCATGTGCCGAGTGGCGAACAGACATGTCGTCAAGTTAGCGGGCCCGCTTCAGCTACTTCAGTCTTGGATCTTTTGGCGCTTTCCTCGGTTTAGGCCTGCAAGATATGAGGAGTTGAGCTGGCCGTTGGCCTCGAGGTACTATACTAGGCCTTATTTATTTCAATTTGACATACATAATTGCGTATTCATTAATATTCTATTGCATAATCTGAACACATATTTCAGTAGATGTAACACATGTGTATGGTGCAGATGGTCAGGTTACAACCCTTCCGGAAGCGAGAAGGGTCCTAGAGGGTGCAGATGTGGAGGCTCAGAATAGACCGGTTACAGGACAGGGAGGTGAGTATGCTAGTTAACAAGTGTCCTTATTTAATCAAGCTTTTCTAGTTGTGTCCTACAGTTGCCCTGACAAGGGTGAGTTCCTTTTGCAGTTTATATGGATGCCGTACAGTAGCCCCGACGTACTTCAGGTTGTGCATCCAGAGGTTTTGGAGCCTCGGCATATGGCGTTGTGGCGCTCTGTGACCGCGCTGATCTACACTTGCCCACATACCGGCGGTGATTGGACTCCACCACCTTGTACTGTACCCCTCGCCGGATGCTGTAAGTCTTCACACTTAAAAGGGCATCATCTTTATCCTGGAATTGCTGACCAACCTGGAACTCTGTTAGACCAGCAGTCCCTTCCGCATCTCTAGCTCCGAATCCAACAGCGTGCCTTAAAACCCCCTCATGTCTCATGGCGTCCAAGTCCAACGAGGAAAAATGTGGTGGATACTGCTGTGTGCCAGAGCTAGAACCACCTACCGCCAATGCAGGCCCATTCGCTCCAATATCATCAGCGCAGTCATCGTCAATCATATCCGGCTCGACGTCATCCTCCTCTTCATCACCCAAAAAACCGTCTCCAACGTCAATAGGTGCAACTCCCACTAAAGCGTTCGACAAATTTTCCCTTTCCACTACCTTGTCGCCTTCGGCGCCATTGAGGTCAACAGCAAAAGACGAGGAGGCGAcaggttggaccactggttcgTACACAGGGACGGAGGAGGAAGCAACGGCAGGCCGGGAACTAGAACCTACTGGATTCGCTATAGTGTTCGTATTCCGGTTCGAACCGCCGGAGCTGGATACCACATCAACCAGCCGTGCCAACAACTCTGGTGTCCTCACCTCCGGAAACTGCCGCCAACAAAGAAACATTACTTGCAAGTCCACATCATTATTAATCTTGAAGCAATCATACTTCACGGTATTCTGTAGCACCATGACTGGAATGCGATAGAAAAACTTCTTTACCCGCTTCGCACCTTCCAGACCGAGCTTCATTAGTACATCGCTAACAAGGTCATCATAACTCATCGTAGAAGTTACGATAATACATACAGGATTCTTATCTGTGAACTTTACTCAGGAACGAGTTTTTCTATTGACAGATCCTCTGTGGTGCACCAAAACCAcaaaactctcctcactagccatctTACTCCCTCTAATGAGACTAACTCACGTTTGGAACCATATATATACAGCTCAGTCTCAAACTAATTCGAACCGGTCTGGTTCGAACTATGAtttgtgtaattcgaaccagcccgGTTCGAATTACACCAAAAGCGTCTCTCTCTAtaacctggttcgaattacattcattcttaattcgaaccaagctggttcgattTATTACCAACCCAACACAACTAATTCGAACTGTCCTAGTTCGATTTACTCACAATTACAATTCGAACCAacctgattcgaattatataaaaatacgatctggcttattgctgaaacgatttttgctttggcTTATTTACGTAATTTTTGGAGTCAGTTGGCTtattatggttttttaccctTAAAATGACCTAACTCAATCCGTAACTattttaactaaataaatatGTTCTTGAAAGATAAGATTAC
This sequence is a window from Arachis stenosperma cultivar V10309 chromosome 10, arast.V10309.gnm1.PFL2, whole genome shotgun sequence. Protein-coding genes within it:
- the LOC130957124 gene encoding serine/threonine-protein phosphatase 7 long form homolog, whose amino-acid sequence is MRLDDRYVPYLQMAGLYHLARLNDRWFRLDEALVSAFVERWRPETHTFHMPFGECTITFQDVAYQLGLPVNGRYVSGCLSEFHIYIEGGRPAWVWFQELLGVMPPPSQVQKYALFADKSGNRIHIRWLPYVARLKELGTYSWGSAALAWLYRCMCRVANRHVVKLAGPLQLLQSWIFWRFPRFRPARYEELSWPLASRWSGYNPSGSEKGPRGCRCGGSE
- the LOC130957125 gene encoding uncharacterized protein LOC130957125, with amino-acid sequence MSYDDLVSDVLMKLGLEGAKRVKKFFYRIPVMVLQNTVKYDCFKINNDVDLQVMFLCWRQFPEVRTPELLARLVDVVSSSGGSNRNTNTIANPVGSSSRPAVASSSVPVYEPVVQPVASSSFAVDLNGAEGDKVVERENLSNALVGVAPIDVGDGFLGDEEEDDVEPDMIDDDCADDIGANGPALAVGGSSSGTQQYPPHFSSLDLDAMRHEGVLRHAVGFGARDAEGTAGLTEFQVGQQFQDKDDALLSVKTYSIRRGVQYKVVESNHRRYVGKCRSARSQSATTPYAEAPKPLDAQPEVRRGYCTASI